The DNA sequence GTAAAATATCTGCAGATTTGCGATGTTGTTGTGGTTGCTCGACTTCTAAATGCTACGTTAGTCATTCCCGAGATCCAATCCACAACAAGTAGTAAGGGGATCAGGTTGGTTCCCTTACTTACGTAATTACATATTTCTTTGGTGATGTGTGCATATGAAGTTTCATGTTGTTTAAACTGATTTTTTTACctttataatttctaataatgtGATGCAGCACGCAGTTCAAGAGTTTTGCCTACCTCTATAGCGAGGATCATTTCATGGCAGCTTTAGCAGAAGATATCAGAATTATTAAAACACTTCCAAAGGATCTCAAAGGAGcaaggagaaagaaagaaattccTTCCTTTAAAGTGCCGAACTCTGCCTCGCCGTATTTCTATCTTCATCATGTTCTGCCAGTGTTAAGTAGGCACTCAGTTGTTGAGCTTGTTGTGCCTGATGGAGGATGTTTGCAGGTATCCTAATATAACTTAGGTGTATAAGTAACAATTCTTTGTCGTTACTGATGTCATTTGGTTCATAGCCAGAGCCAGTCCATAACTGGGTCATTTTTAGATATACTCTGAATGTCAAGTTATGAGTTTGCtatcaatcaaataaattttcaaattgaagAAAGTGAACTAAAACagacaatttattttgatggGATAATGGTTCTCAATATGTTTTAACAATATTTCCTTGTCATACATTCAGGACCGTGTACTTCAGTTAATTAAAAGGACACTTCATTTAACTGGTGAAAACAGATATCTCTCAATTTAAACAAGTAACTGATAAGGAGGCCATCAGTTAAAACACTTAATCAAATGTAATggtttttagttgttttaaaCAATTTTAGGCGCTGTTAATATgcagaatttaattaattggactcATAATAAGGGCTGCATGCTATATGAAGActttttttgtgattgatgataagaagatattaatttttaataacaccATAACATAGTTTTTCAATTGTGGCATTTTCTTCTCactgtattttaattaacttcaAATGTCTTTTGTCAATCTGATTGGTAATATTATGATTCAGGCCCTACTTCCTCCACATCTTGAAGAATATCAGAGGCTCAGATGCCGCGTTGCTTTCCATGCTCTAAAGTTCAGAGATGAGGTCCAAGAACTTTCCACGAAGATCCTATACAGATTAAGAGCTTCTGGGCGACCATTTATAGCCTATGATCCTGGGATGACAAGGGATGCTTTAGCATATTATGGTTGCGCTGAACTATTTCAGGTGTCATTCTAGCAGAACATTGTGGAGCGTTTGATCGACTAGTTAATGTTAGTAACTGTTACTTTAATTCCAAAGGTTTACCAATGTCTAATCAGTGTTGTTTGGACCAATTTCTTTCTAGGATGTGCATACTGAACTCATCCAACATAAGCGAGCGTGGATGATAAAACGTGGAATTGTGAAAGGGAACCTTTCTGTGGATTCGGCCGAGCAACGTCTTAAAGGTTTATGTCCGCTTATGCCAGAGGAAGTAAGCTGCATTTTTCTTATTAGATCTAATTTTTCGTGGAATATGCTCTCATCATGTTATGACCTCTTAAAATTATCTGTAGCATCTAACTTTCAAACTAATAATGATTGCATAAATCTTTTCTACAGATTGGTATTCTTCTTTGCGCATATGGATATTCATGGGATACAATTATCTATGTTTCGGGAGGAGAGGTCTTTGGCGGGCAGAAGAAACTGATTCCACTTCATGCTATGTTCGAGAATGTTGTGGACAGGACTTCCTTAAGCATGCCGTGGGAGTTGAACGTAATGTATGGCCGTGAAGCTAATCTTGTGGACAAATATCCAAAGACTTCACCTCCACCTAAAGAGGAGAAAAAACCTGATGCCTGGAAAATGTCCGGACCTCGTCCCCGTCCGCTCCCACCACCCCCCGCACGAGCGAAATATCCTTACAACATTGAAGGCTGGTGGGGTTGGGTAGCTGAGAGCGATAATGAACCAGAGAGCACTGTTATGGAGTTGAGAACCAATGCGCATAAATTACTTTGGGAAGCAATAGACTATATAATATGTGTTGAAGCAGATGTATTTATACCAGGATTCGATCGCGACGGTAAAGGATTCCCAAATTTCGCTAGCTTGGTTATGGGACACAGGCTCCATCAGCTTGCCAACTCCAAAACATTCCGAATAAACAGGTACTTTTCCTTTATTGCTGCACCAGAGATTTTTTGCTTCAATGTTCTTACTTTGCCTTTTGTGGATACAGGAAGGAGATAGCAAAACTCTTAGAAGAGGTCGGCGATAACTTTTATCAAGCCAACCATACTTGGATCACATCGGTACGTAGGCATCTGAGAAGAGACTTAGTCGATGGACTAGCAGACGAACTCAGCAGGTCAAAACCATTATCGTTTCTCTCCTTCCCCGTGCCCGAGTGCTCTTGCTTGAGGGGCGAGCCAAGTGAAGTATCAGTATCACTTAATGATTCAAGCTCTTCAGCTCATTCATTGTTACACAATGTTCTAGGAGCTATGCAGCATTGTCCATCCTGGATGGATGCTGATGTGGCTTCTTCGCCCAAGGACAAGGAAAGCGAACAGGATGATGTAGAAGAAGATGAACCTGATTTGCCAGGGTCTGCACTTCTTTTCCGGCAGAGTGCGGTGAACAACGAGAGCGGGGTAGAATTGAGCGGCAAAGAGGAAACCCAAATGGAGGATCAAGAAGAGCTTGAAGGAGGGGAAAGGTGACAAGATGCCCTCTGATCTGAATGTTCAAGCGCACTCATTTTTGGTGGTCATCATGCAGACGTCTTATGACTGGATGGATACACCTAAAAGACTACAGCTTGGAATTGTTCCCAGGACAACATGCGAAGCAAGATTGCCTGCTGCCGACGGAGTCTTTATGGTGTGAGGATCTTTGGTGGCATTCTCTCTTTGGATTCCAGGAGTTCTTGAGACATGCCTTTTCTTGACCTTATATTACAAACATCAGTTTTGAGTAACCAAGGTTGTTTGTTAGGACACAGGGAAAAGAGTCTAGCATATGTAGGATATTGGCCTTAGGACTGAAAAAAACAGTGGAGAGACTATGTGTCAACTAGTCAGAGAAATTTGCCCGGAAAGAATTAAGCTTATTACGGAGAAAAATCTGAGAAATGTTAATACTTTTCGCAATCCTTCCTAGAAGATTTTGAACCtggaatattcaaatttacaGCTACTGTGTCTGTTCAGTGGATTGGGCATGAGctagagaaaagaaagaacacaATACTTGGGAAATTAGAGAGACAGAAAGGAACTGCCAGCccaatttaaaataacaagtcatcattttcaattatgtaaTGGTATACATATCaacttgtgaaaaaataaaaataaaagttgggTTCAGTTCTTGGCCGGATCAGATCagataatatatcaattcattCAAGATCACAAAATCAAATGAGATTGATTGTGAAGAGGATTCACCCTTCCACCATCTACTCgatttctttcaaatattgcatttttttttgaaaaagaactAAAGATTATCCTGTCACTTAAAATATTGTTGACATGACTATGCTAAGTTCTCCATCAACTCAATATTATAATCTATACATAAATTTGCTTCTTAAAAGTCAAACAAAAGATATGATACAACGTAtcgaattttctattataaagtctatttcattttttattctattcaacatatatatgtcatgtgtatataatattttttaaaataaatacataatgtCATTCTTATACATATTGCTTGTGCATGTTGAATAAAGTAAAAGACGGAATATGATTCACaacaaaaaatccaattcGACGATAGCACCCACAAGCCTGCTAGGAAAGTTTGAGCTTGTGCATTAAGAATTAAAGCGTGATTACGTGACGACAAGCACATAGCTTAAAACATACATTTAGTTCTACTATCTTGACAAGAATTGAATATGGTCACTAATTCAGAATGATTGATAGTTCATCAACAGAATTCACATTGTGCAGGATCTCATTGTTAGAACACTTTGATGCAGGCAAGTAAAATTTCACATGGCATGCATGTGGGAACAGTATTCCATCATCCAATAATAAGGACCCACGTACTCCACACTATCCATCTTCATTAATTTCCTGCAATCCTAAATCACTCCTAAGTTCAATTAAATGCCTTTCATCACTCACCACTATTATTAGCTCTTTATATTACCTCATTAATCGACGACCATAAATAGATCTGTACAAATCGAGCTGTCATTATTTAATCCCACTAGCTCTCACGATTCATTCCAATTTACCGACtttggaataatttttaattattaataataacaagcGTGATAGAGGACATGGATTGGGCAAGCCACAAGCCCTtgaaataacaagaaaatgtcGAGAGGTTGTGTGTTTGAACTTTAAATGTGTATGCGTATTGAGTGTATGTTTAAGAGTTTACATGTTTTTTAGAACTCCCCTGTTTGACTTAGTGACCTGTTTCAACAATCATTGATATGGTACTCATTCGACGACTATTCTACTAATACTTGGCACGTATGAATTTCAACACATACATCCCAATAAATACATAGAGGGCCCGTTCCATTGGTATACATTTATTGCTATGAGATCGCACTTTGTAGTGAGGTCGCATTATACGGCCCTTATTATCTCAAACTCTAAACTGACTTGAATTTCAGAAAACTTTAGTAGAGGGCCACATTAACTAGCCTAATTCCCTTGTGTATGCAGGCGAACTTTACTATTTCAACTCGAGATACTCGTTCAGACCTGAACTACAAGTCAACACTACGTCATGATCAGGTCATTGTAGATCAGCTTTAGATCACCGAGGACCTTAACCCAGATTACGTTTTCCATTCCAAATCGCTAGTTTAGCTTCAGGATGAGTGCAATTGCCGAGTGAAGAAGCATTGAACTTGAAAAAACGTGTGAAcagatagaaataaaaacgCAAAATACGTTCTCAAGATCTGAACTTTACATGGGTACGTGCCAGCAAATATTAAAGAGGAGCGTGAAAGACAAGAAAAGCGGTTACAACCTGGGATGGAAATATATATCCGATGGAGAATCTTAGTTATTACGAAAGGTGCACACAATCATGATCCTCATGTCCTCATTACAAATTTTGTTCACACCCcaaaactaagaaaaaaacaaactagCTTAATCTTCAACTCTATGTTGTCCCCATTGTGTATTTGGAATTTGGCTCATAAATCCACATCCAAATCAATAAATCATCCGACCATTCAACTTTATATGTCCATTGATATCAGCATTTCACTTTATACCATTCCATGTTCGTCCTTCAACTTATGTTCACCAACTTACCATCATATTCTTatgacattttatttataaatcttAGATATCTACGTcgaaatatttcattttcaactatCATATTCTCGTCCttagaattatat is a window from the Sesamum indicum cultivar Zhongzhi No. 13 linkage group LG15, S_indicum_v1.0, whole genome shotgun sequence genome containing:
- the LOC105177557 gene encoding uncharacterized protein LOC105177557; translated protein: MKWVFPGKVGGAGGGGEGKAVVFKSKLKWVGLFGLVLSAFSLFTHFLLARYTDGFAVSEYKSSVTIFSWRPIFENADLSTATALYRRLWGPVRRLESIHPYANPRGNYAAPASQTNGFVFVRIRGGFHEIRNSICDVVVVARLLNATLVIPEIQSTTSSKGISTQFKSFAYLYSEDHFMAALAEDIRIIKTLPKDLKGARRKKEIPSFKVPNSASPYFYLHHVLPVLSRHSVVELVVPDGGCLQALLPPHLEEYQRLRCRVAFHALKFRDEVQELSTKILYRLRASGRPFIAYDPGMTRDALAYYGCAELFQDVHTELIQHKRAWMIKRGIVKGNLSVDSAEQRLKGLCPLMPEEIGILLCAYGYSWDTIIYVSGGEVFGGQKKLIPLHAMFENVVDRTSLSMPWELNVMYGREANLVDKYPKTSPPPKEEKKPDAWKMSGPRPRPLPPPPARAKYPYNIEGWWGWVAESDNEPESTVMELRTNAHKLLWEAIDYIICVEADVFIPGFDRDGKGFPNFASLVMGHRLHQLANSKTFRINRKEIAKLLEEVGDNFYQANHTWITSVRRHLRRDLVDGLADELSRSKPLSFLSFPVPECSCLRGEPSEVSVSLNDSSSSAHSLLHNVLGAMQHCPSWMDADVASSPKDKESEQDDVEEDEPDLPGSALLFRQSAVNNESGVELSGKEETQMEDQEELEGGER